One stretch of Alcaligenes aquatilis DNA includes these proteins:
- a CDS encoding D-amino acid dehydrogenase, producing MHVCIIGAGVIGMSTAFMLRQKGVKVTVLEAGTQVAGQTSFANGGQLSYSYVAPLADPGVFKDLPRWLLKNDSPLRFKPALSPQQWRWLLHFLKACRGDVVRRTTAQMLTLSYLSRDILHDWQERFNLEFAHQNNGKLIVFRSPGPFQHAREQAQLQADMGSSQQVLEAAQVLELEPSLQTLGSRLQGAIYTPSEEAGDAYLFSVALHERMQNDRDYQLKLNTPVQRFVREGRDIRAVQTAEGEIQADQFVVASGMGTVPLLRQLGGRPLIYPLKGYSLSLPLEGLNQAVPAISVTDYEQRIVYARLGEVLRMAAMVDIGFDGLDIPADRMATLKQQVKDLFPALPLEQAQTWAGLRPATPSGKPIVGASTLAGRLWVNAGHGALGFTLACGSAAILAAHLTGEASPIDDAPFRP from the coding sequence GGGTGAAGGTCACGGTACTGGAGGCGGGTACGCAAGTGGCCGGACAGACCAGCTTTGCCAATGGTGGACAACTGAGCTACAGCTACGTGGCCCCCCTGGCTGATCCTGGCGTATTCAAGGATTTGCCTCGCTGGTTATTGAAGAACGACTCGCCGTTGCGTTTTAAGCCTGCGCTGAGTCCGCAACAATGGCGCTGGCTGCTGCATTTTCTGAAAGCCTGCCGGGGTGATGTGGTGCGCCGTACCACCGCGCAGATGCTGACCTTGTCCTACCTGAGCCGCGACATTTTGCACGACTGGCAAGAGCGCTTCAATCTGGAATTTGCCCATCAAAACAATGGCAAGTTGATTGTGTTTCGCAGCCCCGGCCCGTTTCAGCATGCCCGTGAGCAGGCGCAATTGCAGGCGGATATGGGCTCCTCGCAGCAAGTGCTGGAAGCGGCTCAAGTGTTGGAGCTGGAGCCTTCTTTGCAGACGTTGGGCTCGCGCTTGCAGGGTGCGATTTACACCCCTAGCGAAGAGGCAGGGGATGCTTATCTGTTCTCTGTGGCCTTGCATGAGCGCATGCAAAATGACCGCGATTACCAGCTCAAACTCAATACGCCGGTGCAGCGCTTTGTGAGGGAAGGGCGCGATATCCGCGCTGTGCAAACCGCAGAAGGTGAGATCCAGGCCGATCAGTTTGTTGTTGCCAGCGGTATGGGCACGGTGCCTTTGTTGCGCCAATTGGGTGGCCGCCCTCTGATCTACCCGCTAAAGGGCTATAGCTTGAGCCTGCCGTTGGAAGGCTTGAATCAAGCCGTGCCCGCCATCAGCGTGACGGATTACGAACAGCGCATCGTGTATGCCCGCTTGGGCGAGGTGCTGCGTATGGCTGCCATGGTGGATATCGGCTTTGATGGGTTGGATATTCCGGCCGATCGTATGGCGACCTTGAAGCAGCAGGTGAAGGATCTGTTCCCTGCTTTGCCGTTGGAGCAGGCACAGACTTGGGCAGGCTTGCGCCCTGCAACACCTTCGGGCAAGCCTATTGTAGGGGCCAGCACGCTGGCCGGTCGTTTGTGGGTGAACGCAGGCCACGGCGCATTGGGCTTTACCTTGGCGTGTGGCAGTGCAGCGATTCTGGCCGCGCACCTGACCGGAGAGGCTTCACCTATTGATGATGCGCCGTTTCGTCCTTAA
- a CDS encoding acyltransferase: MNWISNARIVAIFSVVCLHIAAYAVLNAELGTANWWSGNLYDAATRWCVPVFIMVSGALLLEPRPQEGMKHFYRKRASRVLLPLLFWTAFYLGWTAFKQHWWTPDADPYPYLERLLQGRPYFHLWFLYMIVFLYLFTPFLRRMVQNTNLKQLAALTGAAFVLSALSTLSKPELNTHSAPFFTWFLSYLPYFLLGYLLRKVPVRVPRWLTMTVLLSSIAATAWGFYALAITHDRQTAAYFYDYLSITVIPMSIALILLLRDWNQPLINSRISAHLAELTLGVYLIHPWLIDLMYRYLFTALDFNALWSIPVLAAAIYGLSLLLTAGLKAMPVLRATV; the protein is encoded by the coding sequence ATGAACTGGATCAGCAATGCACGGATCGTGGCGATTTTCTCTGTCGTTTGCCTGCATATCGCCGCCTACGCCGTCCTGAATGCCGAGTTGGGCACAGCCAACTGGTGGAGTGGCAATCTCTACGATGCCGCCACCCGCTGGTGTGTACCGGTGTTTATCATGGTCAGCGGTGCGCTCTTGCTGGAACCCCGTCCCCAGGAGGGCATGAAACACTTCTACCGCAAGCGGGCGTCGCGAGTCTTGCTGCCACTGCTGTTCTGGACAGCGTTTTATCTAGGCTGGACGGCCTTCAAGCAGCATTGGTGGACGCCAGACGCTGACCCTTATCCCTATCTGGAGCGGCTGCTGCAGGGTCGGCCTTATTTCCACCTCTGGTTTCTGTACATGATTGTGTTCCTGTACCTGTTCACGCCCTTTTTGCGTCGTATGGTTCAGAACACCAACTTGAAGCAACTGGCCGCGCTGACCGGGGCGGCCTTCGTGCTATCTGCCCTTAGCACGCTCAGTAAGCCAGAGCTAAACACCCACTCTGCCCCCTTCTTCACCTGGTTCCTGTCCTATCTGCCCTATTTTCTGCTGGGCTATCTGCTACGCAAAGTGCCGGTGCGTGTGCCCCGCTGGCTGACTATGACGGTGCTGCTCAGTAGTATCGCGGCCACAGCCTGGGGCTTTTATGCGCTGGCCATCACCCACGACCGGCAAACCGCTGCGTACTTTTATGACTACCTGAGTATTACCGTCATCCCCATGTCCATCGCGCTGATTCTATTGCTGCGTGACTGGAACCAGCCTTTGATCAACTCGCGGATCAGTGCCCATCTGGCGGAGCTGACCTTGGGGGTGTATTTGATCCACCCCTGGTTGATCGACCTGATGTACCGCTATCTGTTCACGGCACTGGATTTCAATGCACTGTGGTCGATTCCGGTGCTGGCGGCCGCCATCTATGGTCTATCCCTGTTGCTGACGGCGGGTTTAAAAGCCATGCCGGTGTTGCGGGCGACGGTCTAG
- a CDS encoding DNA recombination protein RmuC, producing MELDFSGLDVLIALVALALGLLIGLWLRARMRAPVEQVLEDRCARLEQDLALTQDRAAELDKELIRRDAQLQAQQMRNQAIQEDLEHSREQMRLQFESLAQQILESKGQTLRQDSQRTMDEMLRPFREQLAGFQLRVNQVHDESVKGQTALSLELQRMQEMGLRMSAEAHSLAVALKGDKKTTGNWGETQLEKTLEVAGLVRGVHFDTQWQARDEQGRLRYPDFVVHLPQDKHLVLDCKVSLVDYDRAIRAQTDEERQQSLQAHVQALRKHIDDLASKDYSALSGLNSPGFVFMYVPIEAAYMQALQQQHGLFDYGLGKNVLMVSHTTLLPILRTVANIWMMVRSNEQAHELSQRAGDIYNQVSILAERLKKLGETLGQAGKHYNSTVTALAGQQGLYGKVSRFAELSARAKRTQPGIEPLHTDIEHERLDWVLPEDTEPVQGNEPNA from the coding sequence ATGGAGCTGGATTTTAGCGGGTTGGATGTGCTGATTGCCCTGGTCGCTTTGGCGCTGGGCTTGCTGATCGGGTTGTGGCTGCGAGCGCGCATGAGAGCGCCTGTTGAGCAAGTTCTGGAGGATCGCTGTGCACGTCTGGAACAAGATCTGGCCCTGACGCAGGACAGGGCGGCGGAGCTGGATAAGGAACTGATACGCCGCGATGCCCAGTTGCAGGCTCAGCAGATGCGCAATCAGGCCATCCAAGAGGACTTGGAGCATAGCCGCGAGCAGATGCGCTTGCAGTTTGAGTCCCTGGCCCAGCAGATTCTGGAGTCCAAAGGGCAGACGCTGCGTCAGGATAGTCAACGCACCATGGATGAAATGTTGCGACCCTTTCGGGAACAATTGGCAGGTTTTCAACTGCGCGTGAATCAAGTGCATGATGAATCCGTCAAAGGCCAGACCGCCTTGAGTCTGGAGCTGCAACGCATGCAGGAAATGGGTCTGCGCATGAGTGCTGAAGCACATTCCTTGGCTGTGGCCTTGAAAGGCGATAAAAAGACCACTGGTAATTGGGGTGAAACCCAGTTGGAAAAAACGCTGGAAGTGGCTGGTTTGGTGCGCGGTGTCCACTTTGATACACAATGGCAAGCTCGCGACGAGCAAGGTCGCCTGCGATACCCTGACTTCGTGGTGCATCTACCGCAGGACAAGCATCTGGTGCTCGATTGCAAAGTGTCCTTGGTGGACTATGATCGCGCCATCCGCGCTCAGACTGACGAGGAACGCCAACAAAGTCTGCAAGCCCATGTGCAGGCGCTACGCAAGCATATTGATGATCTGGCCTCCAAGGATTACAGCGCCTTGTCTGGCCTGAATAGCCCCGGTTTCGTGTTTATGTACGTGCCTATCGAGGCGGCATATATGCAGGCTTTGCAGCAACAGCATGGCTTGTTCGACTACGGCCTGGGCAAAAATGTCCTGATGGTCTCGCATACCACCTTGCTGCCTATTTTGCGTACCGTAGCCAATATCTGGATGATGGTGCGCAGCAACGAGCAGGCTCACGAACTAAGCCAACGTGCGGGCGATATTTATAACCAGGTATCTATCTTGGCTGAGCGCCTGAAAAAGCTGGGCGAAACCTTGGGGCAGGCGGGCAAGCACTACAACAGTACGGTGACAGCATTGGCAGGTCAGCAGGGCTTGTATGGGAAAGTCAGCCGCTTTGCCGAGCTATCGGCCCGGGCCAAGCGTACCCAGCCGGGGATCGAACCCTTGCATACGGATATAGAACACGAGCGCCTGGATTGGGTCTTGCCCGAGGATACCGAGCCGGTGCAGGGCAACGAGCCGAATGCCTAA